The proteins below are encoded in one region of Streptomyces marianii:
- a CDS encoding quinone-dependent dihydroorotate dehydrogenase — protein sequence MYKLFFNLVFKRMDPEEAHHLAFRWIRLAVRVPVLRTFVAAVLAPRYEELRTEALGLRMHGPFGLAAGFDKNAVAIDGMSMLGFDHVEIGTVTAQPQPGNPRKRLFRLVPDRGLINRMGFNNDGSAAVAARLAARREIFRTVVGVNIGKTKVVPEGEAVGDYVTSTERLAAHADYLVVNVSSPNTPGLRNLQATEALRPLLSAVREAADRTVTGRRVPLLVKIAPDLADEDVDAVADLAVELGLDGIIATNTTIARDGLGLKSDPALVKETGGLSGAPVKERSLEVLRRLYARVGDRITLVGVGGIENAEDAWQRILAGATLVQGYSAFVYEGPFYARAVHKGLAARLAASPYATLAEAVGAETRKAATS from the coding sequence ATGTACAAGCTCTTCTTCAACCTGGTCTTCAAGCGGATGGACCCGGAGGAGGCCCACCACCTCGCCTTCCGGTGGATCCGGCTCGCGGTCCGCGTCCCGGTGCTGCGTACGTTCGTCGCCGCCGTGCTCGCACCCCGCTACGAGGAACTGCGCACCGAGGCCCTGGGGCTGCGGATGCACGGCCCGTTCGGGCTGGCCGCCGGGTTCGACAAGAACGCCGTCGCCATCGACGGCATGTCCATGCTCGGGTTCGACCACGTCGAGATCGGCACCGTCACGGCACAGCCCCAGCCGGGCAATCCCCGCAAGAGGCTCTTCCGCCTTGTGCCGGACCGGGGGCTGATCAACCGCATGGGCTTCAACAACGACGGTTCCGCCGCCGTCGCCGCCCGGCTCGCCGCCCGCCGGGAGATCTTCCGGACGGTCGTCGGCGTCAACATCGGCAAGACCAAGGTCGTCCCCGAGGGCGAGGCCGTCGGCGACTACGTGACCTCCACCGAGCGGCTCGCCGCCCACGCGGACTACCTCGTCGTCAACGTCAGCTCGCCGAACACTCCCGGCCTGCGCAACCTCCAGGCCACGGAGGCGCTGCGCCCCCTGCTCAGCGCGGTGCGCGAGGCCGCCGACCGCACGGTCACCGGCCGCCGCGTCCCCCTCCTGGTCAAGATCGCCCCGGATCTCGCCGACGAGGACGTGGACGCCGTCGCGGACCTCGCCGTCGAGCTGGGCCTCGACGGCATCATCGCCACCAACACCACCATCGCCCGCGACGGTCTCGGCCTGAAGTCGGACCCGGCGCTGGTGAAGGAGACCGGTGGGCTCTCCGGCGCCCCCGTCAAGGAGCGCTCCCTGGAGGTGCTCCGCCGCCTGTACGCGCGAGTGGGCGACCGCATCACCCTCGTGGGTGTCGGCGGCATCGAGAACGCCGAGGACGCCTGGCAGCGCATCCTGGCGGGGGCCACGCTCGTCCAGGGCTACAGCGCCTTCGTCTACGAGGGCCCGTTCTACGCCCGGGCCGTCCACAAGGGCCTGGCCGCCCGGCTCGCCGCGAGCCCCTACGCCACCCTTGCCGAGGCCGTCGGCGCCGAGACCCGAAAGGCAGCCACCTCATGA
- the pyrF gene encoding orotidine-5'-phosphate decarboxylase: protein MSPLEPFGTRLRRAMDTRGPLCVGIDPHASLLTAWGLNDDVNGLERFTRTVVEALADRVAVLKPQSAFFERFGSRGIGVLEKAVEDSRAAGALVLMDAKRGDIGSTMGAYAEAFLRKDSPLFSDAVTVSPYLGFGSLRPALDQAVLSGCGVFVLALTSNPEGAEVQRATASGGGSLAQLMLNHMADENAGADPMGPVGAVVGATLGDAGVDLDINGPLLAPGIGAQGATPADLPGVFGPAVRNVVPSVSRGILRHGPDAASLRGAAERFADEVRAAVDGA from the coding sequence ATGAGCCCTCTGGAACCGTTCGGCACCCGTCTGCGCCGCGCCATGGACACCCGCGGCCCCCTGTGCGTGGGGATCGATCCGCACGCCTCACTGCTCACCGCCTGGGGGCTGAACGACGACGTCAACGGCCTGGAACGGTTCACCCGTACGGTGGTCGAGGCTCTGGCCGACCGGGTCGCCGTCCTCAAGCCGCAGTCCGCGTTCTTCGAGCGCTTCGGCTCGCGCGGCATCGGGGTGCTGGAGAAGGCCGTGGAGGACTCCCGGGCCGCCGGCGCACTGGTCCTGATGGACGCGAAGCGCGGTGACATCGGCTCCACCATGGGCGCCTACGCGGAGGCGTTCCTCCGGAAGGACTCGCCGCTCTTCTCCGACGCCGTGACGGTGTCGCCGTACCTCGGCTTCGGTTCGCTGCGCCCGGCGCTCGACCAGGCCGTCCTCAGCGGCTGCGGGGTGTTCGTCCTCGCGCTGACCTCCAACCCGGAGGGCGCCGAGGTCCAGCGCGCCACCGCGTCCGGCGGAGGCTCGCTCGCCCAGCTCATGCTGAACCACATGGCCGACGAGAACGCCGGGGCGGATCCGATGGGCCCGGTCGGCGCCGTGGTCGGCGCCACGCTCGGCGACGCGGGCGTGGACCTGGACATCAACGGCCCGCTCCTCGCGCCGGGCATCGGCGCCCAGGGCGCGACCCCCGCCGACCTGCCCGGCGTCTTCGGTCCCGCCGTGCGCAACGTCGTGCCGAGCGTCAGCCGCGGCATCCTGCGCCACGGACCGGACGCGGCCTCCCTGCGCGGGGCCGCGGAGCGCTTCGCCGACGAGGTCCGTGCAGCGGTCGACGGCGCGTAG
- a CDS encoding integration host factor: protein MALPPLTPEQRAAALEKAAAARRERAEVKNRLKHSGASLHEVIKQGQENNVIGKMKVSALLESLPGVGKVRAKQIMERLGISESRRVRGLGSNQIASLEREFGGGAA, encoded by the coding sequence GTGGCTCTTCCGCCCCTTACCCCTGAACAGCGCGCAGCCGCGCTCGAAAAGGCCGCCGCGGCTCGCCGGGAGCGGGCCGAGGTCAAGAATCGACTCAAGCACTCCGGCGCCTCCCTCCACGAGGTCATCAAGCAGGGCCAGGAGAACAACGTCATCGGCAAGATGAAGGTCTCCGCCCTGCTCGAGTCGCTCCCCGGCGTCGGCAAGGTCCGTGCCAAGCAGATCATGGAGCGACTGGGCATCTCCGAGAGCCGCCGTGTGCGGGGTCTCGGCTCGAACCAGATCGCGTCGCTCGAGCGCGAGTTCGGCGGCGGCGCCGCCTGA
- the gmk gene encoding guanylate kinase, which translates to MAAEVRPRLTVLSGPSGVGKSTVVAHMRKVHPEVWLSVSATTRKPRPGERHGVQYFFVGDDEFDKLVANGELLEWAEFAGNRYGTPRRAVQERLEAGEPVLLEIDLQGARQVKESMPDSQLVFLAPPSWDELVRRLTGRGTEAPEVIERRLEAAKVEMAAESEFDTTLVNTSVEDVARELLALMEVV; encoded by the coding sequence ATGGCAGCAGAGGTACGTCCGCGGCTGACCGTGCTCTCCGGCCCCTCCGGGGTCGGCAAGAGCACGGTCGTCGCCCATATGCGCAAGGTCCACCCCGAGGTCTGGCTCTCGGTGTCGGCCACCACCCGGAAGCCGCGCCCCGGCGAACGTCACGGTGTCCAGTACTTCTTCGTCGGCGACGACGAGTTCGACAAACTGGTCGCCAACGGCGAGCTGCTGGAATGGGCAGAGTTCGCGGGCAATCGCTACGGCACTCCGCGCCGTGCGGTCCAGGAGCGCCTGGAGGCAGGCGAACCGGTGCTCCTGGAGATCGACCTCCAGGGCGCGCGTCAGGTCAAGGAGTCCATGCCGGACTCCCAGCTGGTCTTCCTGGCCCCGCCGAGCTGGGACGAACTGGTCCGCCGCCTCACCGGCCGCGGTACCGAGGCCCCCGAGGTCATCGAGCGCCGCCTCGAGGCGGCGAAGGTCGAGATGGCCGCGGAGTCCGAGTTCGACACCACCCTGGTCAACACCTCCGTCGAGGACGTCGCGCGCGAGCTGCTAGCCTTGATGGAAGTTGTCTGA
- the rpoZ gene encoding DNA-directed RNA polymerase subunit omega, whose amino-acid sequence MSSSITAPEGIINPPIDELLEATDSKYSLVIYAAKRARQINAYYSQLGEGLLEYVGPLVDTHVHEKPLSIALREINAGLLTSEAIEGPAQ is encoded by the coding sequence GTGTCCTCTTCCATCACCGCGCCCGAGGGCATTATCAACCCGCCGATCGACGAGCTGCTCGAGGCGACCGACTCGAAGTACAGCCTGGTGATCTACGCGGCCAAGCGCGCGCGTCAGATCAACGCGTACTACTCGCAGCTCGGTGAGGGTCTCCTCGAGTACGTCGGTCCGCTGGTGGACACCCACGTGCATGAGAAGCCGCTCTCGATCGCGTTGCGCGAGATCAACGCGGGCCTGCTGACCTCCGAGGCCATCGAGGGCCCGGCCCAGTAG
- the coaBC gene encoding bifunctional phosphopantothenoylcysteine decarboxylase/phosphopantothenate--cysteine ligase CoaBC: MDKPKVVLGVSGGIAAYKACELLRRLTESGHDVRVVPTASALQFVGAATWSALSGHPVSTEVWSDVHDVPHVRIGQGADLVVVAPATADVLARAAHGLADDLLTNTLLTARCPVVFAPAMHTEMWEHPATRENVATLRRRGAVVVEPAVGRLTGVDTGKGRLPEPGEIFEVCRRVLARGAAAPDLAGRHVVVSAGGTREPLDPVRYLGNRSSGKQGYALARTAAARGARVTLIEANTGMVDPAGADVVHVGTAVQLREAVLKAAADADVVVMAAAVADFRPAAYAEGKIKKRDGQEPAPIALVRNPDILAEISAERARPGQLVVGFAAETDDVLANGREKLRRKGCDLLVVNEVGERKTFGSEENEAVVLAADGAETPVPYGPKEGLADTVWDLVGARLA; encoded by the coding sequence GTGGACAAGCCGAAGGTCGTTCTGGGTGTCAGCGGCGGCATCGCCGCCTACAAGGCGTGCGAGCTGCTGCGCCGGCTGACCGAGTCCGGACACGACGTCCGGGTGGTGCCCACCGCCTCCGCGCTCCAGTTCGTCGGTGCCGCGACCTGGTCGGCCCTCTCGGGGCACCCGGTCTCCACCGAGGTCTGGTCGGACGTCCACGACGTCCCGCACGTGCGGATCGGGCAGGGTGCCGACCTCGTCGTCGTCGCCCCGGCCACCGCCGACGTGCTCGCCAGGGCCGCCCACGGCCTCGCCGACGACCTGCTGACGAACACCCTGCTCACCGCCCGCTGTCCGGTCGTCTTCGCGCCCGCGATGCACACCGAGATGTGGGAGCACCCCGCCACCCGGGAGAACGTGGCGACGCTGCGCCGCCGCGGCGCGGTCGTCGTCGAACCCGCGGTCGGCCGGCTCACCGGCGTCGACACCGGCAAGGGCCGGCTGCCGGAGCCCGGTGAGATCTTCGAGGTCTGCCGCAGGGTGCTGGCCCGCGGCGCGGCCGCCCCGGATCTCGCCGGCCGTCACGTGGTGGTGAGCGCGGGCGGGACCCGCGAGCCGCTCGACCCGGTCCGGTACCTGGGGAACCGCTCCTCCGGCAAGCAGGGCTACGCGCTGGCCCGCACCGCCGCGGCCCGCGGGGCCCGGGTGACACTGATCGAGGCCAACACCGGTATGGTCGACCCGGCCGGCGCCGACGTGGTCCACGTCGGCACCGCGGTGCAGTTGCGTGAGGCGGTGCTGAAGGCCGCCGCCGACGCCGACGTGGTCGTGATGGCCGCGGCCGTCGCCGACTTCCGCCCGGCCGCGTACGCCGAGGGAAAGATCAAGAAGAGGGATGGCCAGGAGCCCGCGCCGATCGCGCTGGTGCGCAACCCCGACATCCTCGCCGAGATCTCCGCGGAGCGGGCCCGTCCGGGGCAGTTGGTGGTGGGTTTCGCCGCCGAGACCGACGACGTGCTCGCCAACGGCCGGGAGAAGCTCCGCCGCAAGGGCTGCGACCTGCTGGTCGTCAACGAGGTGGGGGAGCGGAAGACCTTCGGCTCGGAGGAGAACGAGGCGGTGGTCCTGGCCGCGGACGGGGCCGAGACACCGGTTCCGTACGGACCCAAGGAAGGACTCGCGGACACGGTCTGGGACCTGGTCGGGGCCCGGCTGGCGTGA
- the metK gene encoding methionine adenosyltransferase encodes MSRRLFTSESVTEGHPDKIADQISDTILDALLREDPTSRVAVETLITTGLVHVAGEVTTKAWADIPTLVRNKILEIGYDSSKKGFDGASCGVSVSIGSQSPDIAQGVDTAYESRVEGDDDELDKQGAGDQGLMFGYACDETPELMPLPIYLAHRLSRRLSEVRKNGTIPYLRPDGKTQVTIEYDGDKAVRLDTVVVSSQHASDIDLDSLLAPDIREFVVEYVLKELVEDGIKLDTDGYRLLVNPTGRFEIGGPMGDAGLTGRKIIIDTYGGMARHGGGAFSGKDPSKVDRSAAYAMRWVAKNVVAAGLASRCEVQVAYAIGKAEPVGLFVETFGTAAVDVEKIENAIGEVFDLRPAAIIRDLDLLRPIYSQTAAYGHFGRTLPDFTWERTDRVDALRAAAGL; translated from the coding sequence GTGTCCCGTCGCCTGTTCACCTCGGAGTCCGTGACCGAAGGTCACCCCGACAAGATCGCTGACCAGATCAGCGACACCATTCTCGACGCACTGCTTCGCGAGGACCCCACGTCGCGCGTCGCCGTGGAGACGTTGATCACCACCGGCCTGGTGCACGTCGCAGGTGAGGTGACCACCAAGGCGTGGGCGGACATTCCCACGCTGGTGCGCAACAAGATCCTCGAGATCGGCTACGACTCCTCGAAGAAGGGCTTCGACGGCGCCTCCTGCGGTGTCTCCGTCTCCATCGGGTCCCAGTCGCCCGACATCGCCCAGGGTGTCGACACCGCCTACGAGAGCCGGGTCGAGGGCGATGACGACGAACTCGACAAGCAGGGTGCCGGCGACCAGGGCCTGATGTTCGGGTACGCCTGCGACGAGACCCCCGAGCTGATGCCGCTGCCGATCTACCTCGCGCACCGGCTGTCCCGCCGTCTCTCCGAGGTCCGGAAGAACGGCACCATCCCGTACCTGCGCCCGGACGGCAAGACCCAGGTCACCATCGAGTACGACGGCGACAAGGCCGTCCGTCTCGACACGGTCGTGGTCTCCTCGCAGCACGCGTCCGACATCGACCTGGACTCGCTGCTCGCGCCGGACATCCGTGAGTTCGTCGTCGAGTACGTGCTGAAGGAGCTCGTCGAGGACGGCATCAAGCTGGACACGGACGGCTACCGGCTGCTGGTCAACCCGACCGGCCGCTTCGAGATCGGCGGCCCGATGGGCGACGCCGGCCTGACCGGCCGCAAGATCATCATCGACACCTACGGCGGCATGGCCCGCCACGGCGGTGGCGCGTTCTCCGGCAAGGACCCGTCCAAGGTCGACCGCTCGGCCGCCTACGCGATGCGCTGGGTCGCCAAGAACGTCGTGGCCGCCGGCCTCGCCTCGCGCTGCGAGGTCCAGGTCGCGTACGCGATCGGCAAGGCGGAGCCCGTCGGCCTGTTCGTCGAGACCTTCGGCACCGCCGCGGTCGACGTCGAGAAGATCGAGAACGCCATCGGAGAGGTCTTCGACCTGCGCCCGGCCGCGATCATCCGCGACCTCGACCTGCTTCGCCCGATCTACTCCCAGACAGCCGCCTACGGCCACTTCGGCCGTACGCTCCCCGACTTCACCTGGGAGCGTACGGACCGCGTCGACGCGCTGCGCGCGGCGGCGGGCCTCTGA
- a CDS encoding primosomal protein N': protein MSSDDEASERPGDGSPEQLALIRETVRKAAKPRAKPRTWRGAALAGELPVARVVVNKGVLHLDQYFDYAVPEELDEAARPGVRVRVRFGAGSHQVREGRREGGRLIDGFIVERRADSDYPGPLAALADVVSPEPVLGPGLLGLARAVADRYAGSLADVLQLAVPPRSARAESRPSPPPLPPPVVPEPGTWTRYDQGPAFLHALAEGGAPRAVWTALPGPHWAGELAGAVAAALASGRGALVVVPDGRAVARVDAALTGLLGEGRHAVLTADAGPEKRYGQWLAVRRGSVRAVVGTRAAMFAPVHDLGLVAIWDDGDSSHSEQHAPLPHAREVLLLRAAHERCGFLLGSVSCTVEAAQLVETGWARPLAAGREQVRRAAPLIRTVGDGELARDEAARAARLPSLAWQTVRDGLRTGPVLVQVPRRGYVPRLACERCRAPARCAHCAGPLEAPREQDLRCGWCGRDASGWHCAECGGARLRARIVGARRTAEELGRAFPAVPVRTSGRDHVLDSVPGRPALVVSTPGAEPVAEGGYAAALLLDGWAMLGRPDLRAGEEALRRWTGAASLVRGQAEGGTVVVVAEPTLRPVQALVRWDPVGHAQRELAERAELGFPPVSRMASVTGRAEAVAGFLATASLPDDAEVLGPVPLPSPSPGRSRRPGDPPPASPSGPRPGEQWERALLRVPPGSGAALAAALKSAQAARLARGGGDPVRIRVDPPDIG, encoded by the coding sequence GTGAGCAGCGACGACGAAGCCTCCGAGCGGCCCGGGGACGGTTCGCCGGAGCAGCTTGCGCTCATCCGGGAGACCGTACGGAAGGCGGCGAAGCCGCGGGCCAAGCCGCGCACCTGGCGCGGGGCGGCGCTCGCCGGGGAACTCCCGGTGGCACGGGTCGTGGTCAACAAGGGCGTGCTGCACCTCGACCAGTACTTCGACTACGCGGTGCCCGAGGAACTGGACGAGGCCGCGCGACCCGGAGTCCGTGTCCGGGTGCGCTTCGGCGCGGGGTCCCACCAGGTCCGGGAGGGCCGCCGCGAAGGCGGCCGGCTGATCGACGGCTTCATCGTCGAGCGACGGGCCGACTCCGACTACCCGGGCCCGCTCGCCGCCCTCGCGGACGTGGTCTCGCCCGAGCCAGTGCTCGGCCCCGGGCTGCTCGGCCTGGCCAGAGCGGTCGCGGACCGCTACGCGGGCAGCCTCGCCGACGTGCTGCAGCTCGCCGTGCCGCCCAGGAGCGCACGCGCCGAGTCCCGGCCGTCGCCCCCTCCACTGCCCCCTCCGGTGGTCCCGGAGCCGGGCACCTGGACCCGTTACGACCAGGGGCCGGCGTTTCTGCACGCCCTGGCGGAGGGCGGCGCGCCGAGGGCCGTGTGGACGGCGCTCCCCGGCCCGCACTGGGCCGGCGAACTGGCGGGAGCCGTCGCGGCGGCCCTCGCGTCCGGCCGGGGCGCACTGGTGGTCGTCCCGGACGGGCGGGCCGTCGCCCGGGTGGACGCGGCCCTGACCGGCCTGCTCGGTGAGGGACGCCACGCGGTGCTCACCGCGGACGCGGGCCCCGAGAAGCGGTACGGGCAGTGGCTCGCCGTACGGCGCGGCTCCGTGCGGGCGGTGGTGGGGACGCGCGCGGCGATGTTCGCGCCGGTCCACGACCTGGGGCTGGTCGCGATATGGGACGACGGCGACTCCAGCCACAGCGAGCAGCACGCGCCGCTGCCGCACGCGCGGGAGGTCCTGCTGCTGCGTGCCGCGCACGAACGCTGCGGATTCCTGCTCGGCAGCGTCAGCTGCACGGTCGAGGCCGCCCAGCTCGTCGAGACCGGCTGGGCGCGGCCCCTGGCGGCGGGCCGGGAACAGGTGCGCCGCGCCGCGCCGCTGATCCGCACGGTCGGCGACGGCGAGCTCGCGCGCGACGAGGCCGCACGGGCCGCCAGACTGCCGTCTCTGGCGTGGCAGACCGTCCGGGACGGCCTGCGCACCGGACCCGTGCTGGTCCAGGTGCCCCGCCGCGGATATGTGCCGAGGCTGGCCTGCGAGCGCTGCCGGGCGCCCGCGCGCTGCGCGCACTGCGCAGGCCCCCTGGAGGCCCCACGGGAGCAGGACCTCAGGTGCGGCTGGTGCGGACGGGACGCCTCCGGCTGGCACTGCGCCGAGTGCGGCGGGGCCCGGCTGCGCGCACGGATAGTGGGGGCCCGGCGAACCGCGGAGGAGCTGGGCAGGGCGTTCCCGGCGGTGCCGGTGCGGACGTCGGGGCGCGACCATGTGCTGGACTCCGTACCCGGCCGTCCCGCGCTGGTGGTCAGCACACCGGGCGCCGAGCCCGTCGCCGAGGGCGGCTACGCGGCCGCACTGCTGCTCGACGGCTGGGCGATGCTCGGGCGTCCCGATCTGCGCGCGGGCGAGGAGGCGCTGCGGCGCTGGACGGGTGCCGCCTCGCTGGTGCGGGGTCAGGCGGAGGGCGGCACGGTCGTCGTGGTCGCCGAGCCCACGTTGCGCCCCGTCCAGGCCCTGGTGCGATGGGACCCGGTCGGCCACGCCCAGCGCGAGCTGGCCGAGCGCGCCGAGCTGGGCTTCCCGCCGGTGTCGCGGATGGCCTCGGTGACCGGCCGGGCGGAGGCGGTCGCGGGCTTTCTCGCCACGGCGTCCCTGCCCGACGACGCGGAGGTGCTGGGACCGGTGCCTCTGCCGTCGCCCTCGCCGGGGCGTTCACGCCGGCCGGGCGACCCGCCCCCGGCTTCCCCATCAGGGCCTCGGCCGGGGGAGCAGTGGGAACGCGCTCTGCTGCGCGTACCGCCCGGCAGCGGCGCCGCGCTCGCCGCCGCGCTGAAGTCCGCCCAGGCCGCCAGGCTCGCGCGGGGCGGTGGAGATCCGGTACGGATCAGAGTGGACCCGCCGGACATCGGCTGA
- a CDS encoding class I SAM-dependent methyltransferase, which translates to MTSSTADLWHHYGRARASSDRAVPDTFYWNWGQDAGPGTEVLGDLTDCYVGDLGAGATRHAAHLAVHHQPARVIALDASPAQHARATDLYAHLAPRLLIVQSEALPHLQAMRDTYDVLYSIFGALDFTDPRQLLPAAAAALKPGGRLVFATLAHYLSGAPAQPDVVAAQVPAKTPDGEEATMCRWVLQEQVWTKLLDEAGFTRITVDVLPATTDGPRTADTLLVNAYRPSCY; encoded by the coding sequence GTGACATCCAGCACCGCAGACCTCTGGCACCACTACGGCCGCGCCCGCGCCTCCAGCGACCGCGCTGTTCCCGACACGTTCTACTGGAACTGGGGCCAGGACGCCGGGCCCGGCACGGAGGTCCTGGGAGACCTGACCGACTGCTATGTGGGCGACCTCGGCGCTGGCGCCACCCGGCACGCCGCACACCTGGCGGTTCATCACCAGCCCGCCCGGGTCATCGCCCTCGACGCCTCGCCCGCCCAGCACGCCAGGGCAACCGACCTGTACGCCCACCTCGCGCCGCGCCTGCTCATTGTGCAATCCGAGGCGTTGCCCCACCTCCAGGCGATGCGCGACACGTACGACGTGCTGTACAGCATCTTCGGAGCCCTCGACTTCACCGACCCGCGCCAGCTGTTGCCCGCGGCGGCCGCCGCCCTCAAGCCGGGCGGGCGGCTGGTGTTCGCAACTCTCGCCCACTACCTGAGCGGGGCGCCCGCCCAGCCCGATGTGGTGGCCGCCCAAGTCCCGGCGAAGACACCGGACGGCGAGGAAGCCACGATGTGTCGCTGGGTGCTCCAGGAGCAGGTCTGGACCAAGCTGCTCGACGAGGCCGGGTTCACCAGGATTACCGTCGATGTGCTGCCCGCCACCACCGACGGGCCGCGCACCGCCGACACGCTGCTGGTGAACGCGTACCGCCCGTCCTGTTACTGA
- the fmt gene encoding methionyl-tRNA formyltransferase — MKLVFAGTPEVAVPALDALIASGRHDVAAVVTRPDAPAGRGRRLVASPVAQRAQEAGIEVLKPARPRDEDFLARLHEIAPDCCPVVAYGALLPKAALDIPARGWVNLHFSLLPAWRGAAPVQHAILAGDEMTGASTFQIEEGLDSGPVYGVITEHVRPTDTSGDLLTRLAFAGAGLLAATMDGIEDGTLEAVPQPAAGVTMAPKITVEDAHVDWRTPALRVDRIVRGCTPAPGAWTLFRGERLKLVNVQPLPDRTELAPGELSAGKNHVYAGTGSHAVELHWVQPQGKKPMRAADWARGVRIAPGEMLGS; from the coding sequence GTGAAACTTGTCTTCGCAGGCACCCCCGAGGTCGCCGTACCCGCCCTGGACGCCCTGATCGCATCCGGCCGGCACGACGTGGCGGCGGTCGTCACTCGTCCGGACGCCCCCGCGGGACGCGGACGCCGTCTGGTGGCCAGCCCGGTGGCCCAGCGCGCGCAAGAGGCCGGCATCGAGGTCCTGAAGCCTGCGAGGCCGCGCGACGAGGACTTCCTGGCCCGGCTGCACGAGATCGCGCCGGACTGCTGCCCCGTGGTCGCCTACGGCGCGCTGCTCCCCAAGGCGGCTCTCGACATCCCGGCCCGCGGCTGGGTCAATCTGCACTTCTCGCTGCTGCCGGCCTGGCGCGGAGCGGCTCCGGTGCAGCACGCGATCCTCGCGGGCGACGAGATGACCGGCGCCTCCACGTTCCAGATCGAGGAGGGGCTGGACTCGGGCCCGGTCTACGGCGTGATCACCGAGCACGTGCGTCCGACGGACACCAGCGGAGATCTGCTCACCCGGCTCGCCTTCGCCGGCGCCGGACTGCTGGCCGCGACCATGGACGGCATCGAGGACGGCACGCTCGAGGCCGTTCCGCAGCCGGCCGCCGGGGTCACCATGGCGCCGAAGATCACCGTCGAGGACGCGCACGTGGACTGGCGCACGCCCGCCCTCCGCGTCGACCGCATCGTCCGGGGCTGTACCCCCGCGCCCGGCGCGTGGACGCTCTTCCGCGGCGAGCGGCTCAAGCTCGTCAACGTCCAGCCGCTGCCGGACCGCACCGAGCTGGCGCCCGGTGAGCTCTCGGCCGGCAAGAACCATGTGTACGCCGGTACCGGTTCGCACGCCGTCGAACTCCACTGGGTACAGCCGCAGGGCAAGAAGCCGATGCGTGCCGCGGACTGGGCGCGTGGCGTGCGGATCGCTCCCGGGGAGATGCTCGGCTCGTAG